In the genome of Opitutia bacterium, one region contains:
- a CDS encoding helix-turn-helix transcriptional regulator, whose product MPSPTHIRRDLVKFGAKLRRERLAREVTQERLAELADLNVRTLQKIEAGETNVLVTTAMRLRRALGCPWDSVLQK is encoded by the coding sequence GTGCCTTCGCCAACCCATATTCGCCGCGATCTCGTGAAGTTCGGCGCAAAACTCCGTCGGGAGCGACTGGCGCGGGAGGTTACTCAAGAACGATTGGCGGAACTGGCTGACTTGAACGTCCGCACGCTCCAAAAAATCGAGGCGGGGGAAACCAACGTTCTCGTGACGACTGCCATGCGGCTGCGCCGTGCGCTCGGCTGTCCATGGGATTCCGTTCTTCAAAAATAG
- a CDS encoding DUF2384 domain-containing protein — protein sequence MEPRWRLSCEENPLPAPTLGNKAPLDVMRSAAGRLKVARILRAIDRGVYL from the coding sequence ATCGAACCGCGGTGGCGACTGAGCTGCGAAGAAAATCCGTTACCGGCACCTACTCTCGGCAACAAGGCGCCCCTTGATGTCATGCGCTCCGCTGCTGGGAGGCTAAAGGTGGCGCGTATCCTACGAGCAATCGATCGCGGCGTTTACCTTTAG
- a CDS encoding helix-turn-helix transcriptional regulator: MPKSGSSRRNLAGKVVLRLRKAQGLTREQLAAKLHIRGWDVTRKVVERIENGRREINDLELRVLARALRVPIETLFESN; this comes from the coding sequence ATGCCAAAGTCAGGATCATCGCGTCGTAACCTCGCCGGTAAAGTCGTGTTGAGGCTCCGGAAAGCCCAAGGACTCACACGTGAGCAATTGGCCGCAAAGCTGCACATTCGCGGTTGGGACGTGACACGCAAGGTGGTCGAGCGGATCGAAAATGGTCGGCGAGAAATCAACGATCTCGAGCTTCGCGTGTTAGCGCGTGCATTACGTGTCCCTATAGAAACGTTATTTGAATCGAACTAG
- a CDS encoding AAA family ATPase: MAADSSKTKSDGESDVWDAERLWIEGGEPRREMVSSFIACGDLVILAGAPKSGKSLLASQLCLQLLRGSGNLFGHPALAIKPASSERPGWRVLFVSLEMEPDAVWGRLCRQAEKLGVSILEIPGVARGFAKARPSEGHKRNAAHSPLPLFHVFQINGEKSFSIRRRSKKSGVSLDAAARKCWQDIVTRVLPDVIVFDSLSQLHDCDENANIDMRHVLHELDSLCNYETSSGRQRPAKVIIHHTRKPYGDRSYGATAATSIRGASSIHAEADLAITITKFQGVRRDREVMLTCSSRHAAQLDNFSLEREDEGLTYKYNGGETPRTARRHHEKLSAVHRILSSGKQNLTETEIIQGVALITRDRGTWARMLVKDLVHVGLLKELGKSVKGNPARFALPPEHTRDSWMSLALGHTEISESTSQSSRERP; the protein is encoded by the coding sequence ATGGCAGCCGATTCCAGCAAAACGAAGTCTGACGGGGAGAGCGATGTATGGGATGCGGAGCGTCTCTGGATCGAAGGCGGTGAGCCTCGGCGAGAGATGGTCTCCTCCTTCATCGCGTGCGGAGATCTCGTAATTCTCGCGGGCGCACCCAAATCCGGCAAAAGTCTGTTGGCTTCGCAGCTTTGCCTCCAATTGTTGCGCGGCAGCGGCAATCTCTTTGGGCATCCTGCGCTAGCGATTAAACCGGCATCATCAGAGCGTCCGGGGTGGCGCGTGCTTTTCGTGTCTTTAGAAATGGAGCCGGATGCAGTGTGGGGACGTCTGTGCCGACAGGCTGAGAAGCTTGGAGTTTCGATTTTGGAGATACCGGGGGTGGCTCGCGGTTTCGCGAAAGCTCGCCCCAGTGAGGGGCATAAACGCAACGCCGCGCATAGCCCTCTGCCGCTTTTCCATGTGTTCCAGATCAACGGAGAAAAATCGTTTTCTATCAGGCGCCGCTCCAAAAAATCAGGCGTTTCGCTAGACGCTGCAGCGCGCAAATGTTGGCAAGACATCGTCACCCGAGTGCTGCCTGACGTCATCGTGTTTGATTCACTATCTCAGCTCCACGACTGCGATGAAAATGCGAACATAGACATGCGGCATGTGCTCCATGAGCTCGATAGCTTATGCAACTACGAGACGTCCAGTGGGCGTCAAAGACCCGCCAAGGTCATCATCCATCATACACGAAAACCATACGGAGATCGCTCATACGGAGCTACCGCTGCCACCTCGATTCGAGGAGCGTCGTCAATTCATGCCGAAGCTGACCTCGCGATTACCATCACCAAGTTTCAAGGCGTGCGCCGAGATCGCGAGGTCATGCTCACGTGCAGTTCGCGCCACGCAGCGCAGCTCGATAATTTCTCCTTGGAGCGTGAGGACGAGGGTTTGACCTACAAATACAACGGCGGGGAGACGCCCCGCACCGCGCGCCGTCACCACGAGAAGCTGTCCGCGGTCCATCGGATACTTTCGTCGGGGAAGCAAAATCTCACTGAGACTGAGATTATTCAAGGTGTCGCGCTGATAACCCGCGACCGCGGCACGTGGGCACGCATGTTGGTGAAAGACCTTGTTCACGTCGGTTTATTAAAAGAACTCGGCAAGAGCGTGAAAGGTAACCCGGCGCGCTTTGCGCTACCCCCTGAACACACCCGCGATTCTTGGATGAGTCTAGCGCTCGGCCATACGGAGATTAGTGAATCAACCTCACAGTCGAGTCGTGAGCGACCGTGA
- a CDS encoding helix-turn-helix transcriptional regulator, with protein MAWQRRSRRWKKAGPRQNLIGPAIQRIRRKHLLTQAALASKCCESGFELGPTEVAKIECGVRCITDVEIAALARVLAVEPGEFFLAEPVIEEPNPVPKGLLRARPLAKKS; from the coding sequence ATGGCATGGCAGCGCCGCAGTCGCCGATGGAAAAAAGCAGGTCCGAGACAAAACCTGATCGGCCCAGCAATTCAGCGCATTCGACGGAAGCACCTGCTCACTCAGGCTGCCCTTGCCTCGAAGTGCTGCGAAAGCGGGTTCGAACTTGGGCCGACGGAAGTTGCCAAGATCGAGTGCGGAGTGCGCTGCATCACGGACGTCGAAATCGCTGCGCTCGCGCGAGTGCTGGCGGTCGAGCCCGGTGAGTTTTTCTTGGCGGAACCAGTCATCGAAGAACCCAATCCGGTGCCCAAGGGCCTTTTGCGTGCTCGACCGCTGGCTAAAAAGTCATAG